The following are from one region of the Streptomyces fradiae genome:
- a CDS encoding oxidoreductase, which produces MTYPSGPYGYGYPPPPPPPKPGVIPLAPLGFSEILTGAFSTYGRYWKPLIGVALIAYTGFAAVVGGALLAAWAVAGDTLTRIFDTPSGQTPDVSDPAPLFVAFGIVWLAAVIVAVVANGLVSAAAPAVLQEAVLGRPIGFAEVWRRACSRLGAVIGSVFLTFLAVMVPMLLALVGFGLLMAAIFSAIAASENSTLDNGQGLAIVGGLVLLGMLATVPLALWLQIKFSLAPAVAVIEQQGAMASLRRSSALVKGSWWRTFGFLLAAGMIAGMVSFAVQQVIQAVAGVPMLALAPGDDITPGEALSAFGGVLLILSVAGVITQALIAPFQPLVMGLVYVDQRIRRENLAPLLAQQTG; this is translated from the coding sequence CATACCCCTGGCGCCGCTCGGCTTCAGCGAGATCCTCACCGGCGCCTTCAGCACCTACGGCCGCTACTGGAAGCCGCTGATCGGCGTGGCCCTGATCGCCTACACGGGCTTCGCCGCGGTGGTGGGCGGCGCGCTCCTGGCCGCCTGGGCCGTCGCCGGTGACACGCTGACCCGGATCTTCGACACACCCTCCGGTCAGACGCCCGACGTCTCGGACCCGGCGCCGCTCTTCGTCGCCTTCGGCATCGTCTGGCTGGCCGCGGTGATCGTGGCGGTGGTCGCCAACGGGCTGGTCTCCGCCGCCGCCCCTGCCGTGCTCCAGGAGGCCGTCCTCGGCCGCCCGATCGGCTTCGCCGAGGTCTGGCGGCGCGCCTGCTCGCGGCTCGGCGCCGTGATCGGCTCGGTCTTCCTCACCTTCCTGGCCGTCATGGTCCCGATGCTGCTCGCCCTGGTCGGCTTCGGCCTCCTGATGGCGGCGATCTTCTCGGCCATCGCGGCCAGCGAGAACAGCACCCTCGACAACGGGCAGGGGCTCGCCATCGTCGGCGGGCTCGTCCTCCTGGGCATGCTGGCGACCGTGCCGCTCGCCCTGTGGCTGCAGATCAAGTTCAGCCTGGCCCCGGCGGTCGCCGTCATCGAGCAGCAGGGCGCCATGGCCTCGCTGCGCCGCTCCTCCGCCCTGGTCAAGGGCTCCTGGTGGCGCACCTTCGGCTTTCTGCTGGCCGCCGGGATGATCGCCGGCATGGTCAGCTTCGCCGTCCAGCAGGTGATCCAGGCCGTGGCCGGTGTCCCGATGCTGGCCCTCGCGCCGGGCGACGACATCACCCCGGGCGAGGCGCTGTCCGCCTTCGGCGGCGTGCTGCTGATCCTCTCGGTCGCGGGAGTGATCACCCAGGCGCTCATCGCCCCCTTCCAGCCGCTGGTCATGGGCCTGGTCTACGTCGACCAGCGGATCCGCAGGGAGAACCTGGCCCCGCTCCTGGCCCAGCAGACCGGCTGA
- a CDS encoding metal-sulfur cluster assembly factor: MTENATETETAEATIKPASEEEIREALYDVVDPELGIDVVNLGLIYGIHIDDSNVATLDMTLTSAACPLTDVIEDQAKAATDGIVNELKINWVWMPPWGPDKITDDGREQLRALGFNV; this comes from the coding sequence ATGACCGAGAACGCGACCGAGACCGAGACCGCCGAGGCCACGATCAAGCCGGCCTCCGAAGAGGAGATCCGCGAGGCGCTGTACGACGTCGTCGACCCCGAGCTGGGCATCGACGTCGTCAACCTCGGCCTGATCTACGGCATCCACATCGACGACTCCAATGTCGCGACGCTGGACATGACCCTGACGTCGGCGGCCTGTCCGCTGACCGACGTGATCGAGGACCAGGCGAAGGCCGCCACCGACGGCATCGTCAACGAGCTGAAGATCAACTGGGTCTGGATGCCGCCGTGGGGCCCGGACAAGATCACCGACGACGGCCGCGAGCAGCTGCGGGCGCTCGGCTTCAACGTCTGA
- a CDS encoding ABC transporter permease, producing the protein MSAVTGTDTGTGTYAPKPGAAPVARMIAAQTALETRMLLRNGEQLLLTVIIPSLLLVLFSTVDIVETGAGKAVDFLAPGVLALAVMSTAFTGQAIATGFERRYGVLKRLAASPLPRWALMTAKTLAVLVTEVLQVALLTVIALALGWSPQGDPLSVFVLLVLGTAAFSGLGLLMAGTLKAEATLAAANLVFLLLLVGGGVMVPLEKFGAAGDVLAFLPISALSDGLRDVLQHGAGMPWGDALILAVWAVLGLGAAAKFFRWE; encoded by the coding sequence ATGAGCGCCGTCACAGGTACGGACACGGGTACGGGGACGTACGCGCCGAAGCCCGGGGCCGCGCCCGTCGCGCGGATGATCGCCGCGCAGACCGCCCTGGAGACCAGGATGCTGCTGCGCAACGGCGAACAGCTGCTCCTGACCGTGATCATCCCGTCCCTCCTCCTGGTGCTGTTCTCGACGGTGGACATCGTCGAGACCGGCGCCGGCAAGGCCGTCGACTTCCTCGCCCCCGGCGTCCTCGCGCTCGCCGTGATGTCCACCGCCTTCACCGGGCAGGCCATCGCGACCGGCTTCGAGCGGCGTTACGGGGTGCTCAAGCGGCTCGCCGCCTCGCCGCTGCCCCGCTGGGCGCTGATGACCGCCAAGACGCTGGCGGTGCTCGTCACCGAGGTGCTCCAGGTGGCGCTCCTGACCGTGATCGCGCTCGCGCTCGGCTGGTCGCCCCAGGGCGACCCCTTGTCGGTGTTCGTGCTGCTCGTCCTGGGCACCGCCGCCTTCTCCGGGCTCGGGCTGCTCATGGCCGGCACCCTGAAGGCGGAGGCCACGCTTGCCGCCGCGAACCTGGTGTTCCTGCTGCTGCTCGTCGGTGGCGGCGTGATGGTGCCGCTCGAGAAGTTCGGCGCGGCCGGCGACGTGCTCGCGTTCCTGCCGATCTCGGCGCTCTCCGACGGGCTGCGCGACGTCCTGCAGCACGGCGCCGGAATGCCCTGGGGCGACGCGCTGATCCTGGCCGTGTGGGCGGTCCTCGGGCTCGGCGCGGCGGCGAAGTTCTTCCGCTGGGAGTGA
- a CDS encoding DUF72 domain-containing protein codes for MTVFVGTSGWQYRDWRGVLYPEGVPQRRWLEEYARSFAAVENNAAFYRLPERATFADWRERTPEGFVMAVKASRYLTHIKRLKAPAEPVARLMDRAAALGRRLGPVLLQLPPNLRADPGLLDAALARFPTGTRVAVEPRHPSWWTDEVADVLAGRGAALCWADRGSRPVAPLWRTADWGYLRLHEGRARPFPSYGRKALVSWVERIAEGWPGARADVFVFFNNDVGGAAVRNAELFVRLAVSAGLETAGQGGRDSSHE; via the coding sequence GTGACGGTCTTCGTCGGCACCTCGGGGTGGCAGTACCGCGACTGGCGGGGCGTGCTCTATCCGGAGGGCGTGCCGCAGCGGCGCTGGCTGGAGGAGTACGCCCGCAGCTTCGCGGCCGTGGAGAACAACGCCGCCTTCTACCGGCTGCCCGAGCGGGCGACCTTCGCCGACTGGCGGGAGCGGACGCCCGAGGGCTTCGTGATGGCGGTCAAGGCCAGCCGCTATCTGACGCACATCAAGCGGCTGAAGGCGCCGGCGGAGCCGGTGGCGCGGCTGATGGACCGCGCGGCGGCGCTGGGCCGCCGGCTCGGGCCCGTACTGCTCCAGCTGCCGCCGAATCTGCGGGCCGATCCGGGGCTGCTCGACGCGGCGCTCGCCCGTTTCCCGACGGGGACGCGGGTGGCGGTGGAGCCGCGGCATCCGTCGTGGTGGACGGACGAGGTGGCGGACGTGCTCGCCGGGCGGGGTGCCGCGCTGTGCTGGGCGGACCGGGGCTCGCGGCCGGTGGCGCCGCTGTGGCGGACGGCGGACTGGGGCTATCTGCGGCTGCACGAGGGGCGGGCGCGGCCCTTCCCCTCGTACGGCAGGAAGGCGCTGGTGAGCTGGGTCGAGCGGATCGCGGAGGGCTGGCCGGGCGCCCGGGCCGATGTCTTCGTCTTCTTCAACAACGACGTGGGCGGCGCGGCCGTCCGCAACGCGGAGCTGTTCGTCCGCCTCGCGGTGTCGGCGGGGCTGGAAACCGCTGGTCAGGGCGGTCGTGATTCGTCCCATGAATGA
- the sufB gene encoding Fe-S cluster assembly protein SufB, producing MTTEISHPELEGLGRYEYGWADSDAAGSSAKRGLSEDVVRDISAKKNEPEWMLKLRLKGLRLFDKKPMPTWGSDLSGIDFDNIKYFVRSTEKQAESWEDLPEDIKNTYDKLGIPEAEKQRLVAGVAAQYESEVVYHQIREDLEEQGVIFVDTDTALKEHEELFKEYFGTVIPVGDNKFASLNTAVWSGGSFIYVPKGVHVEIPLQAYFRINTENMGQFERTLIIVDEDAYVHYVEGCTAPIYSSDSLHSAVVEIIVKKGGRCRYTTIQNWSNNVYNLVTKRAVAYEGATMEWVDGNIGSKVTMKYPAVYLMGEHAKGETLSIAFAGEGQHQDAGAKMVHMAPNTSSSIVSKSVARGGGRTSYRGLIEIGEGAPGAKSNVLCDALLVDTISRSDTYPYVDVREDDVTMGHEATVSKVSEDQLFYLMQRGLTEQEAMAMIVRGFVEPIAKELPMEYALELNRLIELQMEGAVG from the coding sequence ATGACCACCGAGATCAGCCACCCCGAGCTCGAGGGCCTGGGTCGGTACGAGTACGGCTGGGCCGACTCGGACGCGGCCGGCTCCTCCGCCAAGCGCGGTCTCTCCGAGGACGTCGTCCGCGACATCTCGGCGAAGAAGAACGAGCCCGAGTGGATGCTGAAGCTGCGGCTGAAGGGTCTGCGGCTGTTCGACAAGAAGCCCATGCCGACCTGGGGCTCCGACCTGTCGGGCATCGACTTCGACAACATCAAGTACTTCGTGCGGTCCACCGAGAAGCAGGCCGAGTCCTGGGAGGACCTGCCGGAGGACATCAAGAACACGTACGACAAGCTCGGCATCCCGGAGGCGGAGAAGCAGCGCCTCGTCGCCGGTGTCGCCGCCCAGTACGAGTCCGAGGTCGTCTACCACCAGATCCGCGAGGACCTGGAGGAGCAGGGCGTCATCTTCGTCGACACCGACACGGCCCTGAAGGAGCACGAGGAGCTCTTCAAGGAGTACTTCGGCACCGTCATCCCGGTCGGCGACAACAAGTTCGCTTCCCTGAACACCGCCGTGTGGTCCGGCGGCTCGTTCATCTACGTGCCGAAGGGCGTGCACGTCGAGATCCCGCTCCAGGCCTACTTCCGGATCAACACGGAGAACATGGGCCAGTTCGAGCGGACGCTGATCATCGTCGACGAGGACGCCTACGTCCACTACGTCGAGGGCTGCACCGCCCCGATCTACTCCTCGGACTCGCTGCACAGCGCCGTGGTCGAGATCATCGTCAAGAAGGGCGGCCGCTGCCGCTACACGACCATCCAGAACTGGTCGAACAACGTCTACAACCTGGTGACCAAGCGCGCCGTCGCCTACGAGGGCGCCACCATGGAGTGGGTCGACGGCAACATCGGCTCCAAGGTCACCATGAAGTACCCGGCCGTCTACCTGATGGGCGAGCACGCCAAGGGCGAGACCCTGTCCATCGCCTTCGCGGGCGAGGGCCAGCACCAGGACGCCGGCGCCAAGATGGTCCACATGGCCCCGAACACCTCGTCGAGCATCGTCTCGAAGTCGGTGGCCCGCGGCGGCGGCCGCACCTCCTACCGCGGTCTGATCGAGATCGGCGAGGGCGCCCCCGGCGCCAAGTCCAACGTGCTGTGCGACGCGCTGCTCGTCGACACGATCTCCCGCTCGGACACGTACCCGTACGTGGACGTCCGCGAGGACGACGTCACCATGGGCCACGAGGCGACCGTCTCCAAGGTCTCCGAGGACCAGCTCTTCTACCTGATGCAGCGCGGCCTGACCGAGCAGGAGGCCATGGCGATGATCGTGCGCGGCTTCGTCGAGCCGATCGCCAAGGAGCTGCCCATGGAGTACGCGCTGGAGCTGAACCGGCTGATCGAGCTGCAGATGGAAGGCGCGGTCGGCTAA
- the sufD gene encoding Fe-S cluster assembly protein SufD: protein MAEAQNIPAGSTTAGSIAVAAESTVATRMSAPPSFDVADFPIPHGREEEWRFTPLERLRGLHDGTAVATGEGVRVEIEAPEGVTVETVGRDDARLGKAKPVDRVAAQAYSSFEKAGVVSVPKEAVLTEPIRISVHGQGGVAFGHQVIELGAFAEALVVLDHTGDAVLAANVDYVLGDGAKLTVVSVQDWDEKAVHVAQHNALLGRDASFKSVVVTFGGDLVRIHPRVEYAGPGGEAELLGLYFTDAGQHQEHRLLVDHNTPHCTSNVAYKGALQGQDAHAVWIGDVLIQAAAEGTDTYELNRNLVLTDGARVDSVPNLEIETGEIAGAGHASATGRFDDEQLFYLMARGIPEKEARRLVVRGFFAELVQQIGLPDVEERLIAKIEAELEASV, encoded by the coding sequence ATGGCTGAGGCTCAGAACATCCCCGCGGGCTCCACCACCGCGGGCTCGATCGCGGTGGCCGCCGAGTCCACCGTCGCCACGCGCATGAGCGCCCCGCCGTCCTTCGACGTCGCGGACTTCCCGATCCCGCACGGCCGCGAGGAGGAGTGGCGCTTCACCCCGCTGGAGCGCCTGCGCGGACTGCACGACGGCACCGCCGTCGCGACCGGCGAGGGCGTCCGCGTCGAGATCGAGGCCCCCGAGGGCGTCACCGTGGAGACCGTCGGCCGCGACGACGCCCGCCTCGGCAAGGCCAAGCCGGTCGACCGGGTCGCCGCCCAGGCGTACAGCTCCTTCGAGAAGGCCGGCGTGGTCAGCGTGCCCAAGGAGGCCGTGCTCACCGAGCCGATCCGGATCTCCGTGCACGGCCAGGGCGGCGTCGCCTTCGGCCACCAGGTGATCGAGCTCGGCGCCTTCGCCGAGGCCCTGGTCGTCCTCGACCACACCGGCGACGCCGTGCTCGCCGCCAACGTCGACTACGTGCTCGGCGACGGCGCCAAGCTCACCGTGGTCTCCGTCCAGGACTGGGACGAGAAGGCCGTCCACGTCGCCCAGCACAACGCGCTGCTCGGCCGCGACGCCTCCTTCAAGTCCGTCGTCGTCACCTTCGGCGGCGACCTGGTGCGCATCCACCCGCGCGTCGAGTACGCCGGCCCCGGCGGCGAGGCCGAGCTGCTCGGCCTCTACTTCACCGACGCCGGCCAGCACCAGGAGCACCGCCTCCTGGTCGACCACAACACCCCGCACTGCACCTCCAACGTGGCCTACAAGGGCGCGCTGCAGGGCCAGGACGCGCACGCGGTGTGGATCGGCGACGTGCTGATCCAGGCCGCCGCCGAGGGCACCGACACCTACGAGCTCAACCGGAACCTCGTCCTCACCGACGGCGCCCGGGTCGACTCCGTGCCGAACCTGGAGATCGAGACCGGCGAGATCGCCGGCGCCGGCCACGCCTCCGCCACCGGCCGCTTCGACGACGAGCAGCTCTTCTACCTGATGGCCCGCGGCATCCCGGAGAAGGAGGCCCGCCGCCTGGTCGTGCGCGGCTTCTTCGCCGAGCTGGTCCAGCAGATCGGTCTGCCGGACGTCGAGGAGCGCCTGATCGCCAAGATCGAGGCCGAGCTGGAGGCTTCCGTCTGA
- a CDS encoding ABC transporter ATP-binding protein: MRNESVESAVRVRGLVKRYGTKTAVDGLDLDVRAGTVTAVLGPNGAGKTTTIESCEGYRRPDAGTVRVLGLDPVADAAALRPRIGVMLQSGGVYSGARADEMLRHMAKLHAHPLDVDALIERLGLGSCGRTTYRRLSGGQQQRLSLAMAVVGRPELVFLDEPTAGLDPQARRATWDLVRELRADGVSVVLTTHFMNEAEELADDVAIVDAGRVVAQGSPEELCRGGAENTLRFAGRPGLDLGSLLKALPDGSAAAEPLPGTYRITGTVDPQLLATVTTWCAQHGVMPDRISVERHTLEDVFLELTGKELRG, translated from the coding sequence ATGCGAAACGAGTCCGTCGAGTCCGCCGTCCGGGTCCGGGGCCTGGTCAAGCGGTACGGGACGAAGACCGCCGTCGACGGCCTCGACCTGGACGTCCGGGCCGGCACCGTCACCGCCGTCCTCGGCCCCAACGGCGCCGGCAAGACCACCACCATCGAGAGCTGCGAGGGCTACCGCCGGCCGGACGCCGGCACCGTGCGCGTCCTCGGCCTCGACCCGGTCGCCGACGCCGCCGCCCTGCGCCCCCGGATCGGCGTCATGCTCCAGTCCGGCGGCGTCTACTCCGGCGCCCGCGCCGACGAGATGCTCCGCCACATGGCGAAGCTGCACGCCCACCCGCTCGACGTCGACGCCCTCATCGAGCGCCTCGGCCTCGGCTCCTGCGGCCGCACCACGTACCGGCGGCTCTCCGGCGGGCAGCAGCAGCGGCTCTCCCTCGCCATGGCCGTCGTCGGGCGCCCCGAACTCGTCTTCCTCGACGAGCCCACCGCCGGCCTCGACCCGCAGGCCCGCCGCGCCACCTGGGACCTGGTCCGCGAGCTGCGCGCCGACGGCGTGAGCGTCGTGCTCACCACCCACTTCATGAACGAGGCCGAGGAACTCGCCGACGACGTCGCCATCGTCGACGCCGGCCGCGTCGTCGCCCAGGGCAGCCCCGAGGAGCTGTGCCGCGGCGGCGCCGAGAACACCCTCCGCTTCGCCGGCCGCCCCGGCCTCGACCTCGGCTCGCTCCTCAAGGCGCTCCCCGACGGCTCGGCCGCCGCGGAACCCCTCCCCGGCACGTACCGGATCACCGGCACCGTCGACCCGCAGCTGCTCGCCACCGTCACCACCTGGTGCGCCCAGCACGGCGTGATGCCCGACCGCATCTCGGTCGAGCGCCACACCCTTGAGGACGTCTTCTTGGAACTGACCGGCAAGGAGCTGCGCGGATGA
- the sufC gene encoding Fe-S cluster assembly ATPase SufC, which translates to MATLEIRDLHVSVEAENGPREILKGVDLTVKQGETHAIMGPNGSGKSTLAYSLAGHPKYTITGGTVTLDGEDVLEMSVDERARAGVFLAMQYPVEVPGVSVSNFLRTSATAVRGEAPKLRLWVKEVKEAMEKLQMDPAFAERNVNEGFSGGEKKRHEILQLELLKPKIAILDETDSGLDVDALRIVSEGVNRVRETGEVGTLLITHYTRILRYIKPDFVHVFANGRIVESGGAELADQLENEGYDKYVKGGASA; encoded by the coding sequence ATGGCAACGCTTGAAATCCGCGACCTGCACGTCTCCGTCGAGGCCGAGAACGGCCCCCGGGAGATCCTCAAGGGCGTCGACCTGACCGTGAAGCAGGGCGAGACCCACGCCATCATGGGCCCGAACGGCTCCGGCAAGTCGACCCTGGCGTACTCGCTGGCCGGCCACCCGAAGTACACGATCACCGGCGGCACCGTCACCCTCGACGGCGAGGACGTCCTGGAGATGTCGGTCGACGAGCGCGCCCGCGCCGGCGTCTTCCTGGCCATGCAGTACCCGGTCGAGGTCCCCGGCGTCTCGGTCTCCAACTTCCTGCGCACCTCCGCCACCGCCGTCCGCGGCGAGGCGCCCAAGCTGCGCCTGTGGGTGAAGGAGGTCAAGGAGGCCATGGAGAAGCTCCAGATGGACCCGGCCTTCGCCGAGCGCAACGTCAACGAGGGCTTCTCCGGCGGTGAGAAGAAGCGCCACGAGATCCTCCAGCTGGAGCTGCTCAAGCCCAAGATCGCCATCCTCGACGAGACCGACTCCGGCCTCGACGTCGACGCCCTGCGCATCGTCTCCGAGGGTGTCAACCGCGTCCGCGAGACCGGCGAGGTCGGCACCCTGCTGATCACGCACTACACGCGGATCCTCCGCTACATCAAGCCCGATTTCGTGCACGTCTTCGCGAACGGCCGCATCGTCGAGTCCGGCGGTGCCGAGCTCGCCGACCAGCTGGAGAACGAGGGCTACGACAAGTACGTGAAGGGTGGCGCATCCGCGTGA
- a CDS encoding helix-turn-helix transcriptional regulator translates to MKNVGEAPAEELATGERSTRNRVARSILDHGPSTVADLAERLGLTQAAVRRHLDSLVGDNVVEAREKRVYGARTRGRPAKVFALTDCGRDAFDQSYDKLAVEALRWIERNAGGEAAVAAFARDRIEAQAEPYRAAVESADPRERTEALAKALTADGYAATARNAPVGEQLCQHHCPVAHVAEQYPQLCEAETEIFSRLLGTHVQRLATIAHGDGVCTTFIPHIAHGTPETTESTASSASTAGRNPA, encoded by the coding sequence GTGAAAAACGTCGGTGAGGCTCCTGCGGAGGAACTCGCGACCGGTGAGCGCTCCACGCGCAACCGGGTCGCGCGCTCCATCCTGGACCACGGTCCCTCGACCGTCGCCGACCTCGCCGAGCGGCTCGGCCTCACCCAGGCCGCCGTCCGCCGCCACCTCGACTCGCTGGTCGGCGACAACGTCGTGGAGGCGCGCGAGAAGCGGGTCTACGGGGCCCGCACCCGCGGCCGGCCCGCGAAGGTCTTCGCGCTCACCGACTGCGGCCGGGACGCCTTCGACCAGTCGTACGACAAGCTCGCCGTCGAGGCGCTGCGCTGGATCGAGCGGAACGCCGGCGGGGAGGCGGCCGTCGCCGCCTTCGCCCGCGACCGGATCGAGGCCCAGGCCGAGCCGTACCGCGCGGCCGTGGAGTCCGCCGACCCCCGGGAGCGCACCGAGGCCCTGGCCAAGGCGCTGACGGCCGACGGGTACGCTGCCACCGCGCGCAATGCACCGGTCGGCGAGCAGCTCTGCCAGCACCACTGCCCGGTCGCCCACGTCGCCGAGCAGTACCCCCAGCTGTGCGAGGCGGAGACGGAGATCTTCTCCCGCCTCCTCGGGACCCACGTCCAGCGCCTGGCCACCATCGCGCATGGTGACGGCGTCTGCACGACGTTCATCCCGCACATCGCGCACGGCACCCCAGAGACCACCGAATCCACCGCATCATCCGCAAGCACGGCCGGGAGGAACCCCGCATGA
- the sufU gene encoding Fe-S cluster assembly sulfur transfer protein SufU: MKLDSMYQDVILDHYKHPHGRGLRDGDAEVHHVNPTCGDEITLRVKYAGERIEDVSYEGQGCSISQASASVLNELLVGKELAEAQKIQGTFLELMQSKGQIEPDDAMEEILEDAVAFAGVSKYPARVKCALLSWMAWKDATAQALGSDAERKSA; the protein is encoded by the coding sequence GTGAAGCTGGATTCGATGTACCAGGACGTCATCCTGGACCACTACAAGCACCCGCACGGCCGGGGCTTGCGGGACGGCGACGCCGAGGTGCACCACGTCAACCCGACGTGCGGCGACGAGATCACGCTCCGCGTGAAGTACGCCGGTGAGCGCATCGAGGACGTCTCGTACGAGGGCCAGGGCTGCTCCATCAGCCAGGCCTCCGCCTCCGTCCTCAACGAGCTGCTCGTCGGCAAGGAGCTGGCCGAGGCGCAGAAGATCCAGGGCACCTTCCTGGAGCTGATGCAGTCCAAGGGCCAGATCGAGCCGGACGACGCGATGGAGGAGATCCTGGAGGACGCGGTCGCGTTCGCCGGTGTCTCCAAGTACCCGGCCCGGGTGAAGTGCGCGCTGCTCAGCTGGATGGCGTGGAAGGACGCGACGGCCCAGGCGCTGGGCTCCGACGCGGAGAGGAAGTCGGCATGA
- a CDS encoding cysteine desulfurase, translating into MTSAHQGLTGLLDTEAIRKDFPLLDRTVHDGKKIVYLDSAATSQKPRQVLDALNAYYERHNANVHRGVYTVAEEATALYEGARDKVAAFINAPSRDEVIFTKNASESLNLVANMLGWADEPYRVDHETEIAITEMEHHSNIVPWQLLAQRTGAKLKWFGLTDDGRLDLSNIEEVITEKTKIVSFTLVSNLLGTFNPVETIIRRAQEVGALVCIDASQAAPHMVLDVQALQADFVAFTGHKMCGPTGIGVLWGRQELLEDLPPFLGGGEMIETVSMHSSTYAPAPHKFEAGTPPIAQAVGLGAAVDYLSAIGMENIARHEHAITEYAVRRLQEVPDLRIIGPTTAEDRGAAISFTLGDIHPHDVGQVLDEEGIAVRVGHHCARPVCLRYGIPATTRASFYLYSTPAEVDALVAGLEHVRNFFG; encoded by the coding sequence GTGACTTCCGCCCATCAGGGGCTGACCGGCCTCCTCGACACCGAGGCGATCCGCAAGGACTTCCCGCTCCTGGACCGCACGGTCCACGACGGCAAGAAGATCGTCTACCTGGACTCCGCGGCGACCTCGCAGAAGCCGCGCCAGGTGCTCGACGCGCTCAACGCCTACTACGAGCGGCACAACGCCAACGTGCACCGCGGCGTCTACACGGTTGCCGAGGAGGCCACCGCGCTGTACGAGGGCGCCCGCGACAAGGTCGCCGCCTTCATCAACGCGCCGAGCCGCGACGAGGTGATCTTCACCAAGAACGCCTCCGAGTCGCTCAACCTCGTGGCCAACATGCTGGGCTGGGCCGACGAGCCCTACCGCGTGGACCACGAGACCGAGATCGCCATCACGGAGATGGAGCACCACTCCAACATCGTGCCGTGGCAGCTGCTCGCGCAGCGCACCGGCGCGAAGCTGAAGTGGTTCGGCCTCACCGACGACGGCCGTCTCGACCTCTCGAACATCGAAGAGGTCATCACCGAGAAGACCAAGATCGTCTCCTTCACCCTGGTGTCGAACCTGCTCGGCACGTTCAACCCGGTCGAGACGATCATCCGCCGGGCCCAGGAGGTCGGTGCGCTGGTCTGCATCGACGCCTCCCAGGCCGCCCCGCACATGGTGCTCGACGTGCAGGCGCTGCAGGCCGACTTCGTGGCCTTCACCGGCCACAAGATGTGCGGCCCGACCGGCATCGGCGTGCTGTGGGGACGCCAGGAGCTCCTGGAGGACCTGCCGCCGTTCCTCGGTGGCGGCGAGATGATCGAGACCGTCTCGATGCACTCCTCCACCTACGCGCCGGCCCCGCACAAGTTCGAGGCGGGCACGCCCCCGATCGCCCAGGCCGTCGGCCTCGGCGCGGCCGTGGACTACCTGTCGGCGATCGGCATGGAGAACATCGCGCGCCACGAGCACGCGATCACCGAGTACGCCGTCCGCCGCCTCCAGGAGGTGCCGGACCTGCGGATCATCGGCCCGACCACGGCCGAGGACCGCGGCGCGGCGATCTCCTTCACGCTCGGCGACATCCACCCGCACGACGTGGGTCAGGTCCTCGACGAGGAGGGCATCGCGGTCCGGGTCGGCCACCACTGCGCGCGGCCGGTCTGCCTGCGGTACGGAATTCCCGCGACCACGCGAGCGTCGTTCTATCTGTACTCCACTCCGGCCGAGGTCGACGCCCTGGTCGCGGGCCTGGAGCACGTCCGTAACTTCTTCGGATAG
- a CDS encoding non-heme iron oxygenase ferredoxin subunit, protein MAFVRACALSELEEDTPKRVELDGTPVSLVRTEGEVFAIYDICSHANVSLSEGEVEDCQIECWLHGSAFDLRTGKPSGLPATRPVPVYPVKIEGDDVLVSVTQES, encoded by the coding sequence ATGGCCTTCGTCCGCGCCTGTGCGCTGAGCGAGCTGGAGGAGGACACCCCGAAGCGGGTGGAACTCGACGGCACGCCGGTGTCCCTCGTCCGCACCGAGGGCGAGGTGTTCGCGATCTACGACATCTGCTCGCACGCGAACGTCTCCCTCTCCGAGGGCGAGGTCGAGGACTGCCAGATCGAGTGCTGGCTGCACGGCTCCGCGTTCGACCTGCGCACCGGCAAGCCGTCCGGCCTTCCCGCGACGCGCCCCGTCCCCGTATACCCCGTAAAGATCGAAGGGGACGATGTGCTCGTCTCCGTCACCCAGGAGTCCTGA